The genomic stretch TCACCAGGGTGACCTATAACGCCCTGGTCGGATTGGTATTGACGGTGGCTTTGATCGCCATTTCCGTTTACCGCGGGTATACCGACACTTGGCCTTTATTGATCATCGATGCGTTATCCCTGACGGCCGGCTTCTGGTATTCCAGGCGAATGTCCCGGAAGTTCGTCTGACGGTGCCGGCGGGGGTTGCGGGCTGTTCGAAAAGTCATGGAGGAAGCGACTTTTTGGCAGCTTTTTTCTTTTTGCGAAAGAAGTCCGGCATTCCAAAAAACGAATATTTGTTCGTTTTTTTGTTTATTTTCCTCAATCTTATGGTAAAATGAAATCTATGATAATGACCGATTTCAAAGGATGATCCCGATGAGCCAATCGTTTCAATTAGTGTCCAAATTCAAGCCTCAAGGCGATCAGCCGCAGGCCATCCGAAAACTGGTGGAAGGCATTAAGCAAGGGAAAAAGCATCAAACCCTGCTCGGCGCCACGGGCACGGGGAAAACCTTTACGATATCCAACGTGATCCAGCAAGTCAACAAGCCGACCCTCGTCATCGCCCATAACAAAACGTTGGCGGGCCAGCTGTACAGCGAGTTTAAAGAGTTTTTCCCGAACAATGCGGTGGAATATTTCGTCAGCTATTACGATTATTATCAGCCGGAGGCTTATGTGCCCCAGACGGATACGTATATCGAAAAGGATTCGAGCATCAACGACGAAATCGATAAACTGCGCCATTCGGCCACATCCGCCCTGTTCGAACGGCGGGATGTGATCATTGTCGCCAGCGTCTCCTGCATCTACGGTTTAGGATCGCCGGAGGAATACCGGGATCTCGTCGTTTCATTGCGGACAGGCATGGAGATCGACCGCAACCAATTATTGCGCAAGCTTGTCGATATCCAGTACAACCGCAATGACATCGATTTTCAGCGGGGGACGTTCCGCGTCCGCGGCGATGTGGTGGAGATTTTCCCCGCTTCCCGGGATCAGCACTGCATCCGCGTGGAATTTTTCGGCGATGAAATCGACCGGATCCGGGAAGTGGACGCGCTGACCGGAGAGATCATCGGCGACCGTGATCATGTGGCGATCTTTCCCGCATCCCACTTCGTTACCCGCGAGGAAAAGATGAAATTGGCCATCGAAAATATCGAAAAGGAGCTGGAGGAACAGCTGGCGAAGCTCCGGGCGCAAAACAAGCTTCTCGAAGCCCAGCGCCTGGAGCAGCGGACGAGATACGATCTGGAAATGATGCGGGAGATGGGCTATTGTTCCGGAATCGAAAACTATTCGCGGCATTTGACCTTCCGGAAGCCGGGCGAACCCCCGTATACGCTGCTCGATTATTTCCCGGACGATTTCCTGATCGTCGTCGACGAGTCCCACGTCACCTTGCCTCAGCTCCGCGGGATGTACAACGGGGACCGGTCGCGGAAGGAAGTGCTCGTGGAACACGGCTTCCGCCTGCCCTCCGCCCTGGATAACCGGCCGCTGACCTTCGAAGAGTTTGAACAACATATCCATCAGATCATCTATGTTTCGGCGACGCCCGGCCCCTATGAACTGGAGCATTGCCCGGAAGTGGTGGAACAGATCATCCGGCCGACCGGATTGCTGGATCCGGTTGTGGAAGTGCGGCCGGTCAAAGGCCAGATTGACGATTTGATCGGGGAGATCCGGGAACGGATCGACAGGAACGAGCGGGTGCTGGTGACGACGCTGACGAAGAAAATGGCGGAAGATTTGACCGATTATTTGAAGGATGCGGGAATTAAAGTGCAATATTTGCATTCCGAGGTGAAGACGCTGGAGCGGATCGAGATCGTCCGCGACTTGCGCCTCGGAAAATTCGACGTCATTGTCGGCATTAACCTTTTGCGGGAAGGGCTGGACATCCCGGAAGTCTCCCTCGTCGCCATCCTGGACGCCGACAAGGAAGGCTTTTTGCGCTCGGAACGCTCCCTCATCCAGACGATCGGCCGGGCGGCCCGGAACGCCAACGGCAAGGTCATCATGTACGCCGACACGATCACCAATTCGATGCGGATCGCCATCGAGGAAACCCGGCGGCGGAGAAGGATACAGGAAGAGTACAATAAAAAACACGGCATCGTTCCGAAAACGATCCATAAAGAAATCCACGACGTGATCCGGGCCACCAAGGCCGCGGAAGACGGCGAAGAATACCGGACCGGAAGCCTTGCCAAAGGGAAGATGTCGAAGAAAGAAAGAGAGAAGTTGATCGCCCGTTTGGAAAAGGAAATGAAGGAAGCGGCGAAGGCTTTGGATTTCGAGCGGGCCGCCGAATTGCGTGATGCGATTTTCGAATTGAAGGCAGAAGGGTGAAGAAAAGATGAAAGATCGAATCGTTGTCCGGGGGGCCAGGACCCATAATTTGAAGAATATCAACGTGGAAATCCCGAGGGACCGGCTGGTCGTCCTTACGGGACTTTCCGGTTCGGGGAAGTCCTCCCTCGCCTTTGATACGATTTACGCGGAAGGACAGCGCCGTTACGTGGAATCCTTGTCGGCTTATGCCCGGCAATTTTTGGGGCAGATGGACAAGCCGGACGTGGATACGATCGAAGGGCTTTCCCCCGCCATCTCCATCGACCAGAAAACGACGAGCCGGAACCCGCGGTCGACGGTCGGCACGGTGACGGAAATTTACGACTACCTGCGCCTTTTGTTCGCCCGGATTGGGAAGCCGATCTGCCCGAAACACGGCATCGAGATCAACTCCCAGACGGTGGAGCAAATGGTCGACCGGATTTTGGAATATCCGGAACAGACGCGGATCCAAATTTTGGCCCCGGTGGTATCGGGGCGGAAGGGCACCCATGCCAAGGTTTTGGAGGACATTAAGAAGGAAGGGTTCGTCCGCGTCCGCGTCGACGGGGAGATCAGGGACATCCAGGAGAACATCGAACTGGAGAAAAACAAAAAACATTCCATCGAAGTCGTGGTCGACCGGATCATTCTCAAACCGGGCGTGCAGGCCCGGTTGACCGATTCGCTGGAAACGGCTTTGAAACTGGCCGACGGCCGGGTCATCATCGATGTCATCGGCAAGGAAGAATTGCTGATGAGCGAAAAGCTCGCCTGTCCGATCTGCGGCTTTTCCATCGGCGATTTGGAGCCGCGGATGTTTTCGTTCAACAGCCCCTTCGGCGCCTGCCCGGATTGCGACGGGATCGGCGCGAAGCTGGAAGCGGACGTGGACTTGATCATCCCCAACAAGGAATTGTCCTTGCGGGAAAACGCCATCGCCCCGTGGGAGCCGGTCAGCTCCCAGTACTATGTCCAGCTGCTGGAAGCGGTTTGCGACCATTACGGCATCGACATGGACGTCCCGGTGAAACAGATTCCCGATCATTTGATGGAAAAATTGCTGTACGGTTCGAACGGAGAAAAGATTTATTTCCGATACGTCAGCGATTTCGGCCAGGTCCATGAAAAATATGTGGAATTCGAGGGAGTCGTCCGCAACGTGGAACGGCGCTTCCGCGAAACGACTTCCGATTACGTCCGGGAGCAAATGGAAAAATATATGGCCCACAAAGTTTGTCCCACCTGCCGCGGGCACCGTTTGCGGCCGGAAAGCCTGGCCGTCAAGATCAACGGCCGCCACATCGGCGAAGTCACCGAGATGTCGATCAAAGAAGCCTTGGCCTTTTTCGAAAACTTGCCCTTGTCCGAAAAGGAATACAGCATCGCCCGGTTAATTTTGCGGGAGATAAAAGAGCGGCTCGGTTTCCTGGCGGGCGTCGGCCTCGATTATTTGACCCTCAGCCGTTCGGCAGGCACCTTGTCCGGCGGCGAGGCGCAAAGGATCCGCCTGGCCACCCAGATCGGCTCCCAGCTGACCGGGGTCTTGTACGTGCTCGATGAGCCGTCCATCGGCCTCCATCAGCGGGACAACGACCGCCTGCTGGCCGCGTTGAAGAAAATGCGCGACCTCGGCAATACGCTGATCGTCGTTGAACACGACGAGGATACGATGCTGGCCAGCGACTATCTGATCGATGTGGGGCCGGGGGCCGGAGCCCGCGGGGGAGAGATCGTCGCGGCCGGGACGCCGGAGGAAGTGATGAATAACCCGAAATCCCTGACCGGTCAATATTTGTCGGGAAAGAAATTCATCCCCGTCCCGAGGAAAAGGCGGAAGGGTAACGGCCATTTCCTCGAAGTCATCGGCGCCCAGGAAAACAACTTGAAAAACATCAACGTGAAATTCCCCCTCGGCACCTTCATCGCCGTCACCGGCGTCTCCGGTTCGGGAAAGAGCACGTTGGTCAACGAGATTTTGTACAAATCCCTGTCCCAAAAGCTCCATCAATCGAAGGTCAAGCCGGGAAAACATAAGGGGATCAAAGGGATCGAGCATCTGGAAAAGGTGATCGACATCGACCAATCGCCCATCGGGCGGACACCCCGCTCCAATCCGGCGACCTACACCGGGGTCTTTGACGATATCCGCGACGTCTTCGCCGCGACCAACGAGGCGAAGGTCCGCGGGTACAAGAAGGGGCGCTTCAGCTTTAACGTCAAGGGCGGGCGCTGTGAAGCCTGCCGCGGCGACGGGATCATCAAAATCGAGATGCACTTCCTCCCGGATGTCTACATCCCCTGCGAGATCTGCCACGGAAAACGGTACAACCGGGAAACGCTGGAAGTGAAATATAAAGGGAAAAACATCGCCGAAGTGCTGGACATGACCGTGGAGGAAGCCCTCGAATTTTTCGCCAACATCCCGAAAATCAAGCGGAAACTGCAGACGATCGTGGATGTGGGGCTCGGTTACATCAAGCTGGGCCAGCCGGCCACCACCTTGTCCGGCGGAGAAGCCCAGCGGGTAAAACTGGCTTCGGAATTGCACCGCCGTTCCAACGGAAAAAGTTTATATATTTTGGACGAGCCGACAACGGGACTTCATACGGACGACATCGCCCGCCTTTTGAAAGTGCTGCATCGCCTCGTGGATAACGGGGATACGGTCGTCGTCATCGAACATAATTTGGATGTGATCAAAACGGCCGATTACATCATCGACCTCGGCCCCGAAGGCGGGGAGGGCGGCGGAACGGTCATCGCCGCCGGCACGCCGGAGGAGATCGTCAAGGTGGGAAGCTCGTATACCGGGCAATATTTGGACAAAATTTTGAAGCGGGATTTGGCCCGCATGAACGCCCGAGAAGAAGCCGTAAACCGGGTCTGAACGCCCTTCGGGT from Caldibacillus debilis DSM 16016 encodes the following:
- the uvrA gene encoding excinuclease ABC subunit UvrA, whose product is MKDRIVVRGARTHNLKNINVEIPRDRLVVLTGLSGSGKSSLAFDTIYAEGQRRYVESLSAYARQFLGQMDKPDVDTIEGLSPAISIDQKTTSRNPRSTVGTVTEIYDYLRLLFARIGKPICPKHGIEINSQTVEQMVDRILEYPEQTRIQILAPVVSGRKGTHAKVLEDIKKEGFVRVRVDGEIRDIQENIELEKNKKHSIEVVVDRIILKPGVQARLTDSLETALKLADGRVIIDVIGKEELLMSEKLACPICGFSIGDLEPRMFSFNSPFGACPDCDGIGAKLEADVDLIIPNKELSLRENAIAPWEPVSSQYYVQLLEAVCDHYGIDMDVPVKQIPDHLMEKLLYGSNGEKIYFRYVSDFGQVHEKYVEFEGVVRNVERRFRETTSDYVREQMEKYMAHKVCPTCRGHRLRPESLAVKINGRHIGEVTEMSIKEALAFFENLPLSEKEYSIARLILREIKERLGFLAGVGLDYLTLSRSAGTLSGGEAQRIRLATQIGSQLTGVLYVLDEPSIGLHQRDNDRLLAALKKMRDLGNTLIVVEHDEDTMLASDYLIDVGPGAGARGGEIVAAGTPEEVMNNPKSLTGQYLSGKKFIPVPRKRRKGNGHFLEVIGAQENNLKNINVKFPLGTFIAVTGVSGSGKSTLVNEILYKSLSQKLHQSKVKPGKHKGIKGIEHLEKVIDIDQSPIGRTPRSNPATYTGVFDDIRDVFAATNEAKVRGYKKGRFSFNVKGGRCEACRGDGIIKIEMHFLPDVYIPCEICHGKRYNRETLEVKYKGKNIAEVLDMTVEEALEFFANIPKIKRKLQTIVDVGLGYIKLGQPATTLSGGEAQRVKLASELHRRSNGKSLYILDEPTTGLHTDDIARLLKVLHRLVDNGDTVVVIEHNLDVIKTADYIIDLGPEGGEGGGTVIAAGTPEEIVKVGSSYTGQYLDKILKRDLARMNAREEAVNRV
- the uvrB gene encoding excinuclease ABC subunit UvrB, producing the protein MSQSFQLVSKFKPQGDQPQAIRKLVEGIKQGKKHQTLLGATGTGKTFTISNVIQQVNKPTLVIAHNKTLAGQLYSEFKEFFPNNAVEYFVSYYDYYQPEAYVPQTDTYIEKDSSINDEIDKLRHSATSALFERRDVIIVASVSCIYGLGSPEEYRDLVVSLRTGMEIDRNQLLRKLVDIQYNRNDIDFQRGTFRVRGDVVEIFPASRDQHCIRVEFFGDEIDRIREVDALTGEIIGDRDHVAIFPASHFVTREEKMKLAIENIEKELEEQLAKLRAQNKLLEAQRLEQRTRYDLEMMREMGYCSGIENYSRHLTFRKPGEPPYTLLDYFPDDFLIVVDESHVTLPQLRGMYNGDRSRKEVLVEHGFRLPSALDNRPLTFEEFEQHIHQIIYVSATPGPYELEHCPEVVEQIIRPTGLLDPVVEVRPVKGQIDDLIGEIRERIDRNERVLVTTLTKKMAEDLTDYLKDAGIKVQYLHSEVKTLERIEIVRDLRLGKFDVIVGINLLREGLDIPEVSLVAILDADKEGFLRSERSLIQTIGRAARNANGKVIMYADTITNSMRIAIEETRRRRRIQEEYNKKHGIVPKTIHKEIHDVIRATKAAEDGEEYRTGSLAKGKMSKKEREKLIARLEKEMKEAAKALDFERAAELRDAIFELKAEG
- a CDS encoding CsbA family protein; amino-acid sequence: MGKYLAALFFPGLLVVLFTRVTYNALVGLVLTVALIAISVYRGYTDTWPLLIIDALSLTAGFWYSRRMSRKFV